The following coding sequences lie in one Apostichopus japonicus isolate 1M-3 chromosome 13, ASM3797524v1, whole genome shotgun sequence genomic window:
- the LOC139978368 gene encoding protein fem-1 homolog C-like gives MTSKNSKTRPGVNHNILNNPEQVKTVQNNVFAAASNGKLFRIKKYLQHYSRSEVKWLLTQEVDNTTPLIVACRNGYIDVVNYFIQHCGVDIEQVGSVTFDKETIEGAPPLWCAAAAGHYSTVEVLVKNGAMVNHTTFSNSTPLRAACFDGHYDIVKYLVSHGANIELANRHGHTCLMISCYKNHLAIVEYLLKLGADVNRRSVRGNTALHDCAESGSLDIMKLLLKNRAKMAEDAYGMSPIKAAAVAGHTNIVDYLVAKSDINVTLKEKIEALELSGAMFVDKKRDMQSALRYWNRAIDLRYADVSRVLHKKQVPPVEAYEYAKEAENAQELDSMICEPDEMRMQALLIRERILGPAHPDTTYYIRYRGAVYADSGNFHRCMMLWMYALKMQQESLEPLNPMTQSSLLSFAELFAYMVEQVNDPHSPSLTFLEVFTVYEKAAWELFRFAESKPVRPLCEKDTTGYNRVLTIVLHLLSLVIKRQCSATEEELTQFKQVTYKLVKRDFREKRGLPLLHMALSDTTSEVGKYPVCKFPDHTVASCLLECGANPNDTDIDDNISLHIAVRNLDLTTDPSESAEVIKTVKSLLHHGAHFDSVNSKGQTFLDLSQDIRSNIQVMKFTTLRCLASKLIVKHGIEYAGHIPKRLESFVALH, from the coding sequence ATGACTTCAAAGAACAGTAAGACTCGACCAGGAGTAAATCACAACATTCTCAATAATCCCGAGCAAGTTAAAACAGTACAGAACAACGTCTTCGCTGCAGCCAGTAATGGTAAACTGTTTAGAATTAAGAAATATCTGCAACATTACAGCAGATCAGAAGTCAAATGGCTTTTAACGCAAGAAGTAGACAACACAACGCCACTAATAGTAGCTTGTCGAAATGGTTACATCGACGTCgtaaattattttattcaacACTGTGGGGTAGACATAGAGCAGGTTGGGTCAGTGACATTTGATAAAGAAACTATTGAAGGTGCTCCTCCATTATGGTGTGCTGCAGCTGCAGGCCACTATTCGACTGTAGAAGTGCTTGTGAAAAATGGAGCCATGGTTAACCACACCACCTTTTCGAATTCTACACCCCTACGTGCTGCTTGCTTTGATGGCCACTATGACATCGTTAAGTATCTCGTATCACATGGTGCCAACATTGAGCTAGCAAATAGACATGGTCATACCTGCCTGATGATTTCATGTTACAAGAATCATTTAGCAATTGTAGAGTACTTGTTGAAATTGGGAGCAGATGTGAATCGAAGAAGCGTTCGAGGTAACACTGCTTTGCATGACTGTGCAGAATCGGGTAGTCTAGATATAATGAAGCTTCTTCTGAAGAACAGAGCCAAGATGGCAGAGGATGCCTACGGTATGTCACCCATCAAAGCTGCTGCAGTTGCCGGACACACTAATATCGTGGACTATCTTGTTGCAAAATCTGACATAAACGTcacattaaaagaaaagatcgagGCCTTAGAGCTTTCAGGGGCGATGTTTGTAGACAAGAAAAGAGACATGCAGAGTGCATTGAGGTATTGGAATCGTGCAATAGATTTAAGGTATGCAGATGTGAGTAGGGTCCTGCATAAAAAGCAAGTGCCACCTGTTGAAGCATATGAGTATGCCAAAGAGGCAGAGAACGCTCAGGAGTTAGACAGCATGATTTGCGAACCCGATGAAATGAGAATGCAAGCTTTGCTCATTCGAGAAAGAATCCTTGGTCCGGCGCATCCAGACACGACATACTACATTAGGTACAGAGGTGCTGTTTACGCAGACAGTGGAAACTTCCATCGATGTATGATGTTATGGATGTATGCACTAAAAATGCAACAAGAGTCACTGGAACCGCTCAATCCTATGACACAGAGCAGCCTTTTATCGTTTGCAGAACTATTTGCGTACATGGTGGAGCAAGTGAATGATCCCCACAGCCCGTCGCTTACCTTCCTTGAAGTCTTTACGGTGTATGAGAAAGCCGCTTGGGAATTGTTCAGGTTTGCAGAGAGTAAACCGGTCAGACCGCTATGTGAGAAAGATACCACAGGTTACAACAGAGTGTTAACTATAGTACTACACCTCCTCAGTCTCGTAATTAAAAGACAATGTTCCGCAACTGAAGAAGAATTAACACAATTTAAGCAAGTGACTTACAAATTGGTTAAGAGGGATTTCAGAGAGAAAAGAGGATTACCATTACTTCATATGGCACTGAGTGATACTACTTCAGAGGTCGGGAAGTATCCAGTCTGTAAGTTTCCAGATCACACGGTTGCATCTTGTCTACTCGAATGCGGTGCAAACCCTAACGACACAGACATCGACGATAACATATCCCTCCATATAGCCGTTCGTAATTTAGACTTGACTACAGATCCTTCAGAGAGTGCAGAGGTGATTAAAACGGTGAAGAGTTTGCTACATCATGGTGCCCACTTCGATTCAGTAAATAGCAAAGGACAGACCTTTTTAGACTTAAGTCAAGACATTCGTTCCAACATTCAAGTCATGAAGTTCACGACTCTCCGATGCCTGGCCTCTAAACTGATTGTGAAGCATGGAATTGAGTATGCTGGTCATATACCCAAGCGACTAGAGAGCTTTGTTGCTCTGCATTAA